The Ficedula albicollis isolate OC2 chromosome 1, FicAlb1.5, whole genome shotgun sequence nucleotide sequence ggggggggggggggggggggggggggggggggggggggggggggggggggggggggggggggggggggggggggggggggggggggggggggggggggggggggggggggggggggggggggggggggggggggggggggggggggggggggggggggggggggggggggggggggggggggggggggggggggggggggggggggggggggggggggggggggggggggggggggggggggggggggggggggggggggggggggggggggggggggggggcctcccgAGCCGCCCGCTCCGCGGCGGGGGAGCCGGGGCGGCGCTGGGGCCGGCGGGGAGGCGAGGCGCGATGTTGGGGTGTTGGGGGGCTGCGGGGCTGTGCCCCCGCCCTGGCACCGCCGAGCCGCTGCGGACGCGGCCGCCGCTCGTCGCGCCTGGCGCTGGTCACGCTTGTCACCCGGGACCAGGCTGGGCTTTAGCATCGTATTTCATGTCTGTCGTATTGCCTGGGAAACTTCCCCAGCCCGGTACAACTTCGagcaaaaaaggcaaaagaaagaagCCCGAGTCATTTCATTTAATGttacagctgctggaaaacagagcCGGGCAAGTTCCTCTTAAAATATAATTGCAACATCACTCCTTTAGAGGAAGCGAGACCTGGAACATGGGACCGCAGGGAGAGCACTTAATCTCTCCTTTTGTGTAACGTGGGAAAAGATTGGGCTTTTCTGTGCAGTCGGACTCTCCGCTGGGAGGTTTGATGTCTTTTAAAGTGTTCCGAGGTTTCTCAAGAAAGATTTTAAGTGCAAATTGCTCCTGTAGGGCTCTAATCCGGTGAATTGGAAATGAGGTTGGGTATTGGAAGAGtctgctgtgctgtttttctgtcattttggaTAGAAAACGCGAATGAAACCATACTGATGCTGGACGTGGCTGGTCTGAAATTGGGGTATATTCACTCTGCAGCCGATGGTTCTGACCCCCCTTTCTGAAACTTGTGTGCGCTTTCTTCTGCCTTTGGCTTGACTGACCTTGCTCAGCAGAATCCTTTGTATCGCTGCTACTTCTAAATCTTGTGTAACATCTGCCAGTGCAACAGAAATACATAATGTAGTTAGGGTTTTGGATGTCCGTCTTGCttcctgtttggtttttctcACTTCTAAATCTTGTGTAACATCTGCCAGTGCCACAGAAATACATAATGTAGTTAGGGTTTTGTATGTCCGTCTTGCttcctgtttggtttttctcAGAGAGATCTTCTCGAAAGTCAAAGGCTGAGattaatgcttttcttttttcccctccttccaaTTCAACAGATGCAGTTTATGTTGCTTTTTAGTCGCCAGGGGAAACTGAGACTCCAGAAGTGGTATGTCCCATTATctgacaaagaaaagaagaaaatcacaaGGGAACTTGTTCAAACAGTATTAGCCCGCAAACCGAAAATGTGCAGCTTCCTGGAATGGAGAGACCTGAAGATTGTCTACAAAAGGTGGTTCTGTCTCACTAACCTCGTAATTGCCATGCATTACAAACCGTGTATTAAGTAGCGAGAAGATAAtgaaagttgtttttattttgttgaggtttttttccccttccctctgctggtTACAGAGAAGACTGACTTTTCTCTTGAATCTAATTTGATAACCAAGCAGGAGCCATTCATGTGTGGAAAATCACTCATGCATTTAGAAATGTACTGAAGAGATGAGCTTTCTTCCTATTTTCATAAGGAGTGGCAGTTCCTCTTGGTACTCTGTTTAGGTTAACACAGTACATACATGCTTCTTATTTGTATGCATTTCAGATTTAATAAGTGataaaaaattttataaatatttacctCATGCAGTGGCTTCATAAATCACCTGAAAATGTAACTTGCTTTTAAAGGCtcatagaaataatttttcaaagtacttggtttggttggtttttttgtttgctttattttgtttgtttcctgtttgtttcatttttgttttattttgttgttccTCTTAAGTacagaaagggatttttcagaATTGAAAAAGTCATGGCTGGCTTTCTTTTGGTAGAAGTACTGTGTGATTTTCTTTgccataatttcatttttcagttgttCCCTAACCTTTCTAGGAGTGTTTAGGGAGAATTTTTTAGCTTTGTGCTGATCTTCAGAATGTATCACAGTGTAGTGGTGTGACCATAATTCTTCTCCAGACATAACATAGTAATCCTCCTCCACATGTGGTAGTCTGCATCTCTTCCAGCTAAAGTTGGTGCTACATAGCCTTGAGTTGTTTCTCTTCCCTAATTAGTTGTAAACTTGAGAAGGTTTATGCATTCCTGTTTTCTCGTGGAGATATTGGGTAGTTTGTGCCCCACAGTAAACGTTGTATTCCCTGTCAATAGGACAGGAAGGGCTGGACCAGAAGTGAGGAGTTTGTAACTCTTTTCCAGGATAACAAATGGGTAGTATCAAATATGTTTAGATGTTTTAAGTGCTGCTCTCATATATACCTTCATTTGTGTGAAGGCATGCATGTGAATATTGCTGGTCTGCCTAATGCGTGTAGTTCTTCAACAtgaggaggaaagaggagaaacaaTGCATGAGGCTGTGGTAATAGCATCCACAGTTTCTTCTGCCTCTTGATTTCCTCCCAAAACTCCTTGAACATGTCTGTAGACAAGCGTGCTCAAACACTTGCTGTGCTTTCTTCTGTATTAATGCCTGCAAGTGCCTTTTCAGCTGGGCATTCATGGGagtaaatcagaaaaatgaagcattagTAGGCCAGTCTGTTTCCTTCCTTACAAAGTCTTGAACAGCAATAACTGTTCTGGGGATGATGCCATAGAACTGCTTTCCCCCCCATGTTTGTTGCTGTCAACAACTACTTGCCATGTCCTTTTGTGTCTACAGAACTGGTGGAAATTTGGGTAGGACTGTTTGAGTTGCTGAATGTTGTGGTGTTTTTGCATCACAGTGGTGTGTTGTGGGTCCTGTGGTCAAGGAGAACGAAGAAATTTTCTGGGAGATCTACGTCTGGCTAAAAATGATCTAAACTGCAGTCTGTCTGCTGGACTGCTGGTGTGCACAGCTGACTGCAGTAGCTTATTTCACTCTCTGCAGACCAGTCTGGCACAGAGAGCCTATGAAACTGCTAAAGATGAGCTTGTACCAAGCTAATGAACAtctcaatgttttttttttgttttgactgaAACATCACCAACAGGACTAGGTATAAGAGGTGATAGGTTTAATGTCTGTATGTGGTAACACTAACAGCTCTTAGGTTTGTGGGACTTGTTCCCAACATTGCACCGTAATTAAAGATGGTGAGCACCAGCTAGTATGATTTCTTGCTAAAGGGTGACTTTTCGTAGCTGAAAATGTGGTGCTAAAAGAGACATACCAGAAGAAACTTTGTGGCATGTGAAATTGCAAAAGGTGCTCCCAGTTCCTCTTGAGGATCTCTGCTCAGATTTGTTCTTGTCTGATCTATTGCTGGGAAGGATCTGAATCTACTGGTGCAAATGTTTTTCAATATAAGTTATAAAAGTATGTGCCTATTGCTATTTTGAGTCTTAAATTATTgaaatttcagtgctgtttttgtttttggagtTTGTTTATTGTTCACATGTAGGAGAATTGAACCTGGATATTGCAGCTCCAAGAATGATTGGCAGTATCAGAATTACATTCAAGGATCTCATCATACCttttttcaggaacaaaatGAACTCAAACGCAGAAGTTGGCAAGACAGTAGCTTTAGCTTCCTTAGGATACCCAACATTTATTGAGACTGCTGGACTTTTTTTATTAGCCTCTTAGCTTTGTAGCATTTCATCTtcataggatttttttctgaatcttcAAGGAAATAGATCTTAAAATTCATCTAAATGTACATGCTGtagcttttatttctctctgctttcatACATGTAGCATTTATACTGGTTGCAACGTAGGCTCAGTCATTGCCTCCttaagtttttttccttcagtgctacaaaatacagacagaaaGCTGCCCAGCTTTTGTTGTGGTGTGTGAATTGGCTTATATGTATTCTGTAGCTGGTTTGGAAGATAGTTTTTCAGGCTGATAGACaccaaaagattaaaaagaggATGTGAGCTTCTAACTTCAAGAAGCGTAGAGATTTGAAGTGACttgctgggaaaataaaaaattaaatatgggAAGCCAACAACAATTACGCTTTACGAAAATAGAGGGGGAGTCATCTGCAGACAGCTGATTAGAAACTTAACAAACACAACCGATATGTTTGCTCTTcacatttttgtcattttaaaagtAACAGTGGTTTTGGAGCATATAGGGTAGAAGTTCATGCAGCTTTCTCCCTGTGGCaggaaaaatgtgttaaatgttaaaatttctAATTTTGCTAAAGAAGGAACTttggatgtgatttttttttctttgaagactTCTGTTCACTATTTTAGCTTCTGGCAATATGAGTTATTTTCATTGTATAGTATACTGCAGTCAAAATCAGAACTcggagaaaaaatataaattttattttgttagcaTTTGGTTAACTGCATCCATGGGACTCAGTTATTGTTGATTAGTTATTTGATTAAGGGTTGTGGCTTTGCTTTTATGTGTCAGTTTGGAACTGTATTTGGAATATGTTATTAGGAAACTACTGTAGCATTTGATGCTATGATATGATATGGCAGTTGTCTTTTACTTTTGCACAACATAACCAGAATCAGAGGTTATGTTAAAACCTTACATCAGAGTAAGTTTTAAAACTTACTTTCTACCCTCCCTCTGCTGAAAGGAGCAATGAAAGAGCCCATTGTGCAGGTATTGTGCCTCGTAAAGTATTATGAACTGAAGGCACAGCCATGTGGCCAGTGGGATGTGCCAGTTGGCATGATCCCTCTTTTTCCTTATATATGACTTAGCCAGTTGTACCTGTTAGGAGTATTACTGTGGTGTTGATTAGGTAGCTTTGTAAAACTGACTGAATGCAACGATTATACTGAATTAGATACTTGGGATTGACAATTTTAATTAGATCAGGTCTTCTTTGTACAGGGTTCTAGTTTGTGTGGCCCTAGGAGGACCTCAGTATCAAAAAGCAACGGCTTTTTCTTAGAGAATTAGCAGTATCAAATTCTTGTTCATTTTGAAACTGCTGGGGGCTATAGCCTTGCTGAAATAAGAAACTGgaaaagtgctttattttggTAGACTCTGTCCTGGAGCCTCAGAAGTTCAtgttttattaaagaaatgtgTGAAGTTGtgggacaagaaaaaaaacttttgtcAAGCACAGCTTATTAGTGGTCCCAATTTTCATTGGGTCAGCTATCAGCAAACCACAGATTCTTGGCCTCATTAAGCACTTTTCTGCCTCCTGGTTATCATTTAGAGTTCAGTTCTGTTTGTACCAAAGTTTGTAAGCTTTAAACTTCTGCAGTTAGGATCTACATGCAAAGTGACTTAGATGCTGACAGACTGTCAGCTTGTTTGCAGGCTTACCTGGTGACAAACCTCCAGAGATGACTTCAAGCAGGTGTTCTTTCCTCTAGAAGGAGAACACCTCTGAGTTGGTAGGATTTGCAAGTTGTGCTCGGCCCACAGTGACCTGCTCTCTCAGCAATTTCTGAACCTGGCTGTGAGAGCAGAAGAGAATTTTGCTGAAACACTGCCTGGCTGTTTTGAGGCTTCCCACTACTGAATTACTGTAACTCTTGAGGGCAAGATGCATTGATTTGTTTCCTATAAAAAAAATTCCGAGGCCATCTATCTGAAGGCAGGAATTTGCATAAGTATTATACTTGCTGTGTTACCTTTTGGTTCTTTAATCCTGTATTATATTTTCAGGTGATTTTGTCCAAACAGTTTTTGGTCTCTCTGGTTTTGGTCCCCTTTATGATAAGTGGAGGatatgataaaatattttcctatatgAGGGTAAGCATCTCAGTTGAGTctgaagattattttaataatatttagtaacatttaaaaaaggCCAGAACTACAGTAGGAATAAAAAAGGTAGACTGCTTTTTACAGGCTGCACTTTATTTACTTTTGGGTATGTACTTTTCTATCAGGGTTTGCCTTTTCATTGGGTGCATATGACAGGTTTCTGTCAGGCTCATTAGGAAGAAGCTgtttctgcagaggagaaatCTTTTTGAGCCCGAGTAATCTACTTGCCGTTGTGTGGATACTGTTCCTGTAAACTTCTACACTTGGCAAAACTTCCAAGTGTCTGCTGTGGATTATAAGTGAACAATTTTTCTGAAGCCCTTCCTGCAggggaaaatattgaaataatgcCTCTGAGAATTTGGATCTAAAGCATTCCTTTGTAGTATGCTCATGCCCTTTGGTATGATTTGTTTATACTCTTCTGCCATTTGCCATTCAGACTTATTAaatctgcatttgttttcatttagtGAGTAGTGATCCATTAGTCATGGTTcctacttaaaaaataaataccaaaatattCTCTGCATGTGATAATAGATACCCAGGCCTCCATTTTGTGTTGATACCCACTGAgtagtttttgtttcttggtcTTATTTCTCCAGAACTGCAGTTGGCAGAGCTTGAATGTGCAGTCTACTCGCTAGCTGCCTAATATGGTCTTTTGAAAGGATGTTACTTTCCTCTTTTAAGTGAGGATGCTGAGAGCAGACCATTTTCTGAGAAAGTGTTTTATGTTGGTCTCACTCTATCCCCtcccctcttctttttccataaaataGTTCTGTGAATCAAGAGAGACTCTTAAGTAcaaggggagcagagagggactGTCCCATGTCaataaacttaaaatatttgaatcaAATTTTATTTGATAAGGTCTGCTGCTGTGTAGTTCAACTTGTGTTTAAGCACTGCAAGGAAAGAGTTTAACTGCACTTCATCATAATCACTGCTGCTCATCTGAAGGTGATGAAAAGCTTTGTTTAGATGGATTTGGCCTGAGTGTTGGTGATTAGTGTAAATGTCAAATTATGTGTCAGTGTTCTTTTTTGCTACAATGAAATATGATAACATGGAACTTGGCTTACAAATTCCTCAGTAGGTTTGAAAGCatgctttttcttcataatatttctttgcaatacttttaaaaatagtttaggTTCCTTATACAGACTGAATATTGCAAGCTACTACAATGACTGTAAATGTCCTTGAGAAATTAGTGAGGCATAAACATAACAATGTAAAATCAAAAGAACTGTGCTCAGATAGGACTTCTGATGAGCTGATGAATCCCTGTGGTGAAGAGATGAAAGAGGGAATGAAGGTGTCCTTCAATGAAGGTATCCTTCTCTTCCACCATCATGTTTTGTGGTAGGATAGGCAATAATATTTTATAGTAGTTTAAAGATTTTGTATAAAAGCTATTCTGATTAATCTTTCATGTTGATGTTGTAGCAGTATGATGTGGAGCAGAGTGGGAGAAAGGAGGACATTTTCAGATCATAAGTGGTACTGGATAGTGTCTAGGAGACAAATTTCAACAtagctgaaaataaagcaggGTTTTTCTCAGATTTCTAGCCAGAAAGTCTGAGAAGTCCCAGCTGATAAAATACGTGTAGTGTAATGATTAAAAAGACGCATGGATTTCTCTGTATGGGAAACAACTATGCACCTTAAACTAGGTATTCACATCCTAATGACTTCTTTTTCATAGGGCTGGCTGCTCAGGAGTGCTTAATGTTGCCAGTTATCCCCTCTAAAGAGGCAGACAAAAGCTGTTTCTGGTTAATGTAAATTAGCAGTTACAACAGGTGGTACTTGAAATCTAGTTTGTGCCATGTGTGACTGAAAGGCGTATGGCTTTGGCACGTTAGAAAAGACTAAATGGTGTTTTCAGCTTTcgttcctgcttttttttttttttttttttaactttctttaaaCATGACCTGCACAATTGTATGGTCGAGCACAGTAGAATTGTATGGCCTTTTCGTTAAGGTGGAACGTGATCCTATCTGATGTTACAACTTCCCTATCTTCCAAGATGGAAGTGGATTGCTAGAAACTATTTGATGGCCTCTGGTCAGTCTGATGTCAGGACAGTTGGTAGGGATTGAGTTGTTGACTTAGTAATAATTGGGGTGGATGGCACTGGTGTTGGTTTTagagtttttttaattttttataattcTCTATAAAGACCAAAGCTAATTGCTAATTCAGTTTATCCATCTTGAGGCATTTACTATGGTTTTTAGTATCTGTGTATAGCTTATATGATGAAAGTTCAACATTGAATTAATTGATTAATATACTAGTGTATGAATGttacagagggaaaagaaagtatAGCATCTCAGAACTCTCCCATGATGCCACAAAATCGAATGTATTTAGCTTTCCAACCACCTCTTTGGCTGTTTTAGTTCTGTCAGCTAAAGCATGGCAAAGAGTGAAGTCTCCCTTGTACATGTGTGTGTCTTCTGGTCTTTCAGTCATTCTTTAGTAGGACTTGCTTGGTTGTAATTTGGAGTAGCAATATGCTGAACTTGAGTAAGAAAGACTGCTGAGAATGTGATACTCCTCAAGTGCATTCGTTTTGTTTATGCTTGTATGCTAACAACAGGATTATTTTGTTATTACAGATATGCAAGTCTCTATTTCTGCTGTGCTATTGAAGATCAGGACAATGAACTAATAACTCTGGAAATAATTCATCGCTATGTAGAACTTCTTGACAAGTATTTTGGCAGTGTGAGTTAGTTTCTTtatattttgtcattttgttttATGCTCACAGCACTTTTGCAAGAACATAACCAATTAGTAATTGAAAAGGTGCATTTAATACATTTTGTGTGGCTTGCTTggccaaacaaaaccaaaggtGGCCtctattaaaatacaaaattaaataattgatttGGAGAAGAACTGTTATTAATCTAGTGTTAATTGCCtgtatttgtttcatttcataGTAGTCTCACTTGGGATCAGATAAAATCTTATTCTTAGCAGGaagttttccttctccctggcactgctctaGTGTGAGCACTTCTTACATCTGCTTCCAAAGGAGACAGTTGTGAAGTGGCAGGAATGGTAAGGAAAGACGAGGGAGACATCTGCTTACCCAGACTGCAAACACAAATAGCTGTAGTAGTGTACATGAACACTCCTAGAAAAACTGGTGTTCATTCTGCCTTCCTTCGTAGTCCTTCTGACTATGAAATGCACAGACTGAACAAGAAATTTGAGATTGTTTGTTTTCATATCTTTCTGTAAGGTTGCATGAGCTGCCTTTGCATACTGCAGGCAACAAGAACTTTTATTGGGAATATTCTCTTGTCTTGAAGAGCTGTGTCTTACAGACTGCTGTGAATTGAAGCCTTTTTAACAGTAAAAGCTTTTTTCAGAGGTCGCTGCAGCTATTTTTAACTCAAGCAAAAAATATgatggtcttttttttttcctccaaggtGTGATTTTTATTGTTGCCCCAGTCCTTACAAGGTTGCAACCTTAGGCTAACATCTTGATTTGGTAAAGTTTGGTGAAGCTGTGAACAAGTTAAGTTTTGTGAGAGGATATACCTCAAGTGAGAGTATCCCCCCACTTTGCAATAATGCTTGATGTTCTTTTTAGGTCTGTGAACTTGATATTATCTTCAATTTTGAAAAAGCCTATTTCATTCTGGATGAGTTCCTTTTAGGAGGGGAAGTTCAGGAGACATCcaagaaaaatgttcttaaaGCCATTGAACAAGCAGATCTTTTACAGGAGGTAAGCAAATCCAACCTCTCTGGCCAAAGTGTCAGCCTGGTAGGCTGTGACTCAATAATCTCTTGTTCCTCTAAGCTTCTAGAAGGTATTTTTTAGCATGCTTAGCATGTAGTTCTAGCTAGTTGTCCTAAGTGTGCAATAGGATGATGTTAGCTGCTCTTCTTGTTTGGTTTGGCATGTGTGCATTGTAACCTGTGACTTTGTGTTCTGCTAGTAAATGCAAGTGATTGTTTTGTGTTTATACCTAGATAATTTTAGATTATGCTAGTTTAACTTTGTGTCATTCGTATGTCttcattccttctttttgtttattaacCATTAGTTTTTTTGTCATACCTGATG carries:
- the AP1S2 gene encoding AP-1 complex subunit sigma-2 isoform X2, which produces MQFMLLFSRQGKLRLQKWYVPLSDKEKKKITRELVQTVLARKPKMCSFLEWRDLKIVYKRYASLYFCCAIEDQDNELITLEIIHRYVELLDKYFGSVCELDIIFNFEKAYFILDEFLLGGEVQETSKKNVLKAIEQADLLQESQNEDWGGLSEDIL
- the AP1S2 gene encoding AP-1 complex subunit sigma-2 isoform X4; amino-acid sequence: MQFMLLFSRQGKLRLQKWYVPLSDKEKKKITRELVQTVLARKPKMCSFLEWRDLKIVYKRYASLYFCCAIEDQDNELITLEIIHRYVELLDKYFGSVCELDIIFNFEKAYFILDEFLLGGEVQETSKKNVLKAIEQADLLQEDAKEAETPRSVLEEIGLT
- the AP1S2 gene encoding AP-1 complex subunit sigma-2 isoform X1, whose amino-acid sequence is MQFMLLFSRQGKLRLQKWYVPLSDKEKKKITRELVQTVLARKPKMCSFLEWRDLKIVYKRYASLYFCCAIEDQDNELITLEIIHRYVELLDKYFGSVCELDIIFNFEKAYFILDEFLLGGEVQETSKKNVLKAIEQADLLQEEAETPRSVLEEIGLT
- the AP1S2 gene encoding AP-1 complex subunit sigma-2 isoform X3, which translates into the protein MQFMLLFSRQGKLRLQKWYVPLSDKEKKKITRELVQTVLARKPKMCSFLEWRDLKIVYKRYASLYFCCAIEDQDNELITLEIIHRYVELLDKYFGSVCELDIIFNFEKAYFILDEFLLGGEVQETSKKNVLKAIEQADLLQEPRHEYFNVPVY